In the genome of Dermacentor silvarum isolate Dsil-2018 chromosome 1, BIME_Dsil_1.4, whole genome shotgun sequence, one region contains:
- the LOC125942836 gene encoding piggyBac transposable element-derived protein 1-like, whose translation MAAASGRVQATAASSGADGAACVVSPVLRGPRESRDGALLSVVLSRQSEGVTQMLFFTDRYFTGFKLGDYLLEEKVFLTSTVMANRTGGVAVTMPQDVSMQRGQSHCKLRSDEKMCVVQDTKSVLLFSAFGTEPEGKCKRWAKHEKKKVDVTQPGVVSKYNASMCGVDIIDRYISYYRISLRKRKWTVRVFAPFLDFACCNSWIEYQRDCERALSPRKDRLDLLAFNVNIVSIFLKADN comes from the exons ATGGCTGCCGCGTCCGGGAGAGTCCAGGCCACCGCCGCCAGCTCCGGCGCCGACGGTGCTGCGTGCGTGGTGTCGCCGGTGCTTCGAGGGCCCAGAGAGTCTCGTGACGGGGCCCTGCTTTCCGTCGTGCTTTCA AGGCAGTCGGAAGGTGTGACCCAAATGTTGTTTTTTACTGATAGATATTTCACTGGCTTCAAGCTCGGTGACTACCTCCTTGAGGAGAAGGTATTCCTCACAAGTACTGTGATGGCAAACAGAACAGGCGGCGTAGCAGTAACAATGCCTCAAGACGTGTCGATGCAACGAGGACAATCGCACTGTAAACTTCGGAGTGATGAAAAGATGTGCGTCGTACAGGACACTAAATCAGTCCTCCTTTTCTCTGCATTCGGAACTGAGCCAGAAGGCAAATGCAAGAGATGGGCAAAACATGAAAAGAAGAAAGTTGATGTAACGCAACCAGGCGTGGTCAGCAAATACAATGCAAGCATGTGTGGAGTCGACATAATCGATCGCTACATCTCGTACTATCGAATTTCTCTACGAAAGCGCAAGTGGACAGTGCGAGTTTTCGCACCTTTTTTGGATTTCGCGTGCTGCAACAGTTGGATCGAATACCAGAGAGACTGCGAAAGGGCGCTGTCTCCAAGGAAAGATAGACTTGATCTTCTAGCTTTCAATGTTAATATAGTCAGCATATTCCTCAAAGCTGACAACTAA